Proteins encoded within one genomic window of Bacteroides sedimenti:
- a CDS encoding alpha-2-macroglobulin family protein gives MKIRLFSLLVFVMAGLSLSAQKQTYEKMWKEVAVLEKKDLPKSVVKKTDEIYRKALSERNSPQMFKAYLYNANAKLRIDADSFYVNLKGLEKWEAETKVPMDKAILNSMIAELYADYAKENSWELRKSKQLIGETPEDISEWSANLFIRKAFSCLRLSLKEQTLLQNTSTSSYAPIVKKGWTSDYFRHDMFHLLARRGLSILSFLEGLSKDVYPQTLLKSETAFTNTADFLKTPISDASEYDVIAEKLRIFQMQLAYYHSIGNKEAVLLTDLERLECIKNQFEGENGDEWEAMKKRELTNDPVIAAYNYLIQQNPSTEVCAEACLAKSNYVSEKSNLPLALEILNDAIKKYPKYKCIDILKYQKKMIISPDFNAVSPQVVYPGKEFDLKVNYNNLAGFTVNFYKVNLLITFPKLDECIKKKSFKKHLKLITSEHHSLVGPLDYQHKDSLFKIKAPAVGLYLMEVVPDSNNDYVSGQLFSSSAFKVLTRNLAENKTEIITLDAQSGQPISGVTVTLYVNNKGDQKEHSKVVTGHNGSVVVNNPKKLSWLTASKGNDVALPLQDIVVSQYNFEETNRNKEKITLLTDRSLYRPGQTVYVKGIAYNSALDTAHVVPNKKYTLQLLDANRKMIVEKTLQTNDFGSFTTEFSLPISLLDGQFQIKTDYGSTTFRVEEYKRPTFEMTFQPLEGSYTFNDSIRMKGTVKTFSGIAVQMNPVGYFVTRIACNRWGEYDDNDMIIATGEAIVDDKGVFEIPFKLIPGLNNDDDDNNIYTVRAILVDAAGETQTVEGSVVVGNHTLILSTDLADEICRDRAITATFNAENLNNKPVSVEGTYQLFKMNSKEAVLTGTFTSKKSQKLSAWNELPSGKYKLSLSAMDEKGRKSTSEKEIVLFSVNDQKSPVRNPMWCKLMDTTFAPGKPATILFGSGEKNVHVLYDVFSGGKQIESRRISLSDSVQRFDFSYKKEYGDGIFVNFCFVKNDTVYQQGNSIDKALPDKKLFLKWETFRNKLQPGQKEEWKLTIAEDPKDAPANAELLATMYDLSLDNIWKGAQQLRTYCERNVPAINWKYSEYDKNFFGFYSSLKVDLLKGFSYDNLMRTYLDDYESGTLECTSLKVKETGKMSLASSTFVPPPPQLKSSVKFVAPIINEDSEVNEKYEIEEFEKADESQDEPLNTTVPVRENFNETAFFYPQLRTNEKGEISFSFTVPESLTRWKFKGIAHTKEMLTGTIDGETVTSKEFMLSPNMPRFVRVGDSSSISARIINVSPKDVRGEVKMQLFDPATERVLFTQKQPFSVKAGETGSASFEFVADESHSLLGCRLVADGGTFSDGEQHLLPVLSNKERIIETLAMPIRGNQTREFSTKELFNGNSKTATERKLTVEFTGNPAWYAVQSLPSLSNPTNENAISWATAFYANSLASSIMNAQPHMKLVFDQWKSEGETKETLWSNLQKNQDVKNILLEESPWLTEATNEAEQKQRLAVLFDLNAIQYKIQYALAKLKELQVDDGSWSWYKGMNGSRYITQFVLETIGRLSKLSGKPLEGDALAMQQSAFSFLHEEMLQKYKKQKKDEKKNGPSLGLDDESLHYLYLCALTGEKIPAENMEAYNYYLSKVNQTMTNQTLMGKALSAIVLAKAGKHAEAKDFLNSMKEYAVNTDEMGMFYASSVNPYYWYGNNIKMQTAILEAFDETSKDAASVEELKMWLLKQKQAQSWDSPVSTVNAVYALLKRGSNLLDNPGDVRITFGNEVMETYAPAKTTVPSTGYIKKSFEDKAVTSSLNKITVEKRDAGIAWGAAYAQYLEEIDNMKQQGKELNVSKTLYVERQVNGVKELHPLKGNTTLKVGDKVVARLIIKVDRDMDFVQLKDQRAACFEPLESLSGYRWGAGTGYYVAVKDASTNFFFDALSKGTYVLEHSFFVTRAGNYSSGIATLQSAYAPEFASHSASERVVVE, from the coding sequence ATGAAAATCAGACTGTTTAGCCTTTTGGTGTTCGTTATGGCAGGGCTCTCCTTGTCTGCTCAGAAACAAACCTACGAGAAGATGTGGAAAGAGGTAGCGGTTTTGGAAAAGAAAGACCTGCCCAAATCGGTTGTCAAAAAGACAGATGAAATCTATCGTAAGGCACTTTCCGAGAGAAACTCTCCGCAAATGTTCAAAGCCTATCTATACAATGCGAATGCAAAGTTGAGAATAGATGCCGATAGTTTTTATGTTAACCTGAAAGGTTTGGAAAAGTGGGAAGCCGAAACGAAAGTCCCCATGGATAAGGCTATTTTGAACTCTATGATTGCCGAACTTTATGCCGATTATGCGAAGGAGAATTCCTGGGAATTACGCAAAAGTAAGCAGCTAATCGGTGAAACACCCGAGGATATCAGTGAGTGGAGCGCCAATCTTTTTATCCGGAAAGCCTTCTCCTGTCTGCGTCTTTCACTAAAAGAACAGACGTTGCTACAGAATACTTCCACTTCTTCTTATGCTCCTATTGTGAAGAAAGGATGGACAAGCGACTATTTCCGTCACGATATGTTTCATCTGCTGGCCAGACGCGGACTTTCAATCCTCTCTTTCCTGGAAGGACTTTCAAAAGATGTTTATCCACAGACCTTGCTAAAATCGGAAACAGCTTTTACCAACACAGCCGATTTCCTGAAAACCCCAATTTCCGACGCAAGCGAATACGATGTGATAGCCGAAAAATTGAGAATTTTTCAGATGCAGCTGGCGTATTACCATTCAATTGGTAATAAAGAGGCGGTATTGCTCACAGATCTTGAACGACTGGAATGCATAAAAAATCAGTTTGAGGGGGAAAATGGCGACGAATGGGAAGCAATGAAAAAAAGAGAGCTGACCAACGATCCGGTTATTGCCGCATATAACTATCTGATTCAACAAAATCCTTCCACTGAAGTTTGTGCAGAGGCCTGTTTAGCAAAGTCAAACTATGTTTCAGAAAAGAGCAATTTACCTTTGGCATTGGAAATATTAAATGATGCAATTAAGAAGTATCCTAAATATAAGTGTATTGATATTTTGAAGTACCAGAAAAAAATGATTATAAGCCCGGATTTCAATGCAGTATCTCCACAAGTTGTATATCCAGGTAAGGAGTTTGATCTGAAAGTAAACTATAATAATTTGGCTGGATTCACGGTTAACTTTTACAAAGTGAATCTTCTAATTACTTTTCCCAAATTGGATGAATGCATCAAAAAGAAATCTTTTAAGAAGCATCTTAAATTAATTACTTCTGAACATCATTCTTTGGTAGGACCATTGGATTATCAGCATAAAGATTCTTTGTTTAAAATAAAAGCTCCAGCAGTAGGGCTATATCTGATGGAAGTTGTTCCCGATTCAAATAACGATTATGTTTCTGGCCAACTTTTTTCCTCCTCAGCTTTTAAAGTCCTGACACGTAATCTCGCAGAGAATAAAACAGAGATTATTACACTCGATGCCCAAAGCGGACAGCCAATATCTGGAGTAACAGTTACTCTTTATGTGAACAATAAAGGTGATCAAAAAGAACATTCAAAGGTAGTCACCGGTCATAATGGAAGTGTGGTTGTTAATAATCCGAAGAAGTTGAGCTGGCTGACTGCCTCAAAAGGAAATGATGTGGCTTTGCCATTGCAGGATATAGTTGTAAGTCAATATAATTTTGAGGAAACGAACCGTAATAAGGAAAAAATCACTCTGCTGACCGACCGCAGCCTTTATCGTCCTGGGCAGACGGTTTATGTGAAAGGGATAGCTTATAATTCGGCTTTGGACACAGCTCATGTAGTCCCCAATAAAAAGTATACACTTCAATTGTTGGATGCCAACAGAAAAATGATTGTAGAGAAGACTTTGCAGACTAATGATTTTGGTTCATTTACAACAGAGTTTTCTCTACCTATTTCCTTGTTAGATGGCCAGTTCCAAATCAAGACAGATTATGGAAGCACTACTTTCCGTGTGGAGGAATATAAACGTCCGACATTTGAGATGACTTTTCAACCTTTGGAAGGAAGTTATACTTTTAATGATTCTATAAGAATGAAAGGCACGGTGAAAACATTCTCCGGGATAGCGGTTCAAATGAATCCGGTAGGATATTTCGTAACCCGAATTGCTTGTAACAGATGGGGCGAATATGATGATAATGATATGATAATTGCTACAGGTGAAGCAATTGTTGATGACAAAGGCGTTTTCGAAATTCCTTTTAAATTAATTCCTGGTTTAAATAATGACGATGACGATAATAATATCTATACAGTAAGAGCGATATTGGTCGATGCAGCAGGAGAGACACAAACAGTAGAGGGGTCTGTCGTTGTGGGCAACCATACGTTGATTCTTTCCACAGATTTGGCCGATGAGATTTGCCGGGACAGGGCAATTACAGCAACATTCAATGCCGAGAATCTGAATAATAAACCGGTGAGTGTGGAAGGCACCTATCAGCTATTTAAAATGAATTCTAAAGAAGCGGTTTTAACAGGAACATTTACCTCAAAAAAATCGCAGAAACTTTCTGCTTGGAATGAATTACCTTCGGGGAAATACAAGTTATCCTTGTCTGCAATGGATGAAAAAGGGCGGAAGTCTACGTCTGAAAAGGAGATAGTTCTCTTTTCCGTGAATGACCAAAAGTCTCCTGTGAGGAATCCTATGTGGTGCAAATTAATGGATACGACCTTTGCACCCGGTAAACCGGCAACCATCTTATTCGGTTCAGGCGAGAAAAATGTGCATGTCCTTTATGATGTATTCTCCGGGGGCAAACAAATTGAAAGTCGCCGCATATCTCTTTCTGATTCCGTTCAACGATTTGATTTTTCTTATAAGAAAGAGTACGGCGATGGCATTTTTGTGAATTTCTGTTTTGTAAAGAATGACACAGTTTATCAACAAGGCAATAGCATTGATAAAGCTTTACCAGATAAGAAGCTTTTCTTAAAATGGGAAACATTCCGCAATAAGTTACAACCGGGACAAAAGGAAGAGTGGAAATTAACCATTGCTGAGGATCCAAAAGATGCGCCTGCAAATGCTGAGCTTCTAGCAACTATGTATGATCTCTCTCTGGATAATATCTGGAAAGGTGCTCAACAATTACGTACATATTGCGAAAGGAATGTGCCGGCAATTAACTGGAAATATTCAGAATATGACAAAAATTTCTTTGGTTTTTATAGTTCTCTAAAAGTCGATTTATTAAAGGGGTTTTCTTATGACAATTTAATGAGGACTTATCTAGATGATTATGAAAGCGGTACTTTAGAATGTACAAGTCTGAAAGTAAAAGAGACGGGTAAAATGTCATTGGCTAGCTCAACGTTTGTTCCTCCACCTCCTCAATTAAAGAGCTCTGTTAAATTCGTTGCTCCGATAATTAATGAGGACTCCGAGGTTAACGAAAAGTATGAAATCGAGGAATTCGAAAAAGCGGATGAATCCCAGGATGAACCTTTAAACACCACCGTCCCGGTACGTGAGAACTTCAACGAAACGGCTTTCTTTTATCCTCAATTAAGAACCAACGAAAAAGGGGAAATCAGTTTCTCCTTCACTGTACCCGAAAGCCTTACCCGCTGGAAGTTCAAGGGGATTGCCCATACCAAGGAGATGCTTACCGGAACCATTGATGGTGAAACGGTGACCAGTAAGGAGTTTATGCTCTCTCCCAATATGCCACGCTTTGTTAGGGTAGGAGATAGCAGTTCCATTTCGGCCCGCATCATCAATGTTTCCCCGAAAGATGTGAGGGGAGAGGTGAAGATGCAACTGTTCGATCCGGCTACCGAAAGGGTGTTGTTCACGCAAAAACAACCTTTCTCTGTAAAAGCAGGTGAGACCGGCAGTGCTTCGTTTGAATTTGTGGCCGATGAAAGTCATTCACTGCTGGGCTGCCGGTTGGTGGCCGATGGCGGCACCTTCAGCGATGGCGAACAGCACCTGCTTCCTGTGTTGAGCAACAAGGAACGGATTATCGAAACACTGGCTATGCCCATCCGTGGGAACCAGACACGCGAATTCTCTACGAAGGAACTTTTCAACGGAAACTCCAAGACAGCCACCGAGCGTAAGCTGACGGTGGAATTTACCGGCAATCCGGCATGGTACGCCGTGCAGAGCCTGCCCAGCCTTTCCAACCCGACCAACGAAAATGCGATATCCTGGGCCACTGCCTTCTATGCCAACTCCCTGGCTTCGTCCATTATGAACGCACAGCCCCACATGAAACTGGTGTTCGACCAGTGGAAGTCGGAAGGAGAAACCAAGGAAACGCTGTGGAGCAACCTGCAGAAGAATCAGGATGTAAAGAATATCTTGCTCGAGGAGTCGCCCTGGTTGACCGAAGCCACAAATGAAGCCGAGCAGAAACAACGTCTGGCTGTGCTGTTTGATTTGAATGCCATCCAATACAAGATTCAGTATGCTTTGGCAAAACTGAAAGAGCTGCAAGTGGATGACGGGTCTTGGTCCTGGTACAAGGGAATGAATGGCAGCCGTTACATCACCCAATTTGTGCTTGAAACCATTGGACGATTGAGCAAACTTTCCGGGAAACCGCTGGAAGGTGATGCACTCGCCATGCAGCAATCGGCATTCAGTTTCTTGCACGAAGAGATGCTGCAGAAATACAAAAAGCAGAAGAAAGACGAAAAGAAGAACGGTCCTTCCCTGGGCTTGGACGATGAGTCGCTGCACTACCTTTATCTTTGCGCACTGACCGGAGAGAAGATTCCTGCGGAAAACATGGAAGCCTATAACTATTACCTGAGTAAGGTGAACCAGACAATGACCAACCAGACACTTATGGGAAAAGCCCTCTCGGCCATCGTTCTGGCAAAAGCGGGCAAGCATGCCGAAGCTAAGGACTTCCTCAACTCGATGAAAGAGTACGCAGTCAATACGGATGAGATGGGCATGTTCTATGCCTCAAGCGTGAATCCTTATTACTGGTATGGCAATAATATAAAAATGCAGACCGCCATACTGGAAGCCTTTGACGAAACATCAAAGGATGCTGCTTCGGTGGAAGAGCTAAAAATGTGGCTACTGAAGCAGAAGCAGGCACAATCCTGGGATTCTCCCGTTTCTACGGTGAATGCCGTTTATGCGTTATTGAAGCGAGGCAGCAACCTGCTGGATAACCCCGGCGATGTGCGCATTACTTTCGGCAACGAGGTGATGGAAACCTATGCTCCCGCCAAGACAACAGTGCCTTCAACCGGATACATCAAGAAATCGTTCGAGGACAAGGCTGTTACCTCTTCGCTGAATAAAATTACGGTGGAGAAACGCGATGCCGGCATTGCCTGGGGAGCCGCCTATGCGCAGTATCTGGAAGAAATAGACAATATGAAGCAGCAAGGCAAGGAGCTGAATGTTTCTAAGACGTTATATGTGGAACGCCAGGTGAACGGAGTGAAGGAACTCCACCCATTGAAGGGGAATACCACTCTGAAAGTGGGTGACAAGGTGGTTGCCCGCCTTATAATCAAGGTAGATAGGGACATGGACTTTGTGCAGTTGAAGGATCAGCGTGCCGCTTGCTTCGAACCGCTCGAATCCCTGTCTGGTTACCGCTGGGGAGCTGGTACAGGATACTACGTTGCCGTGAAAGATGCTTCCACAAACTTCTTCTTCGATGCCCTGAGTAAAGGGACCTATGTGTTGGAACACTCCTTCTTCGTGACCAGAGCAGGAAACTATTCCTCTGGAATTGCCACCCTGCAGTCGGCCTATGCACCTGAGTTCGCCTCCCATTCCGCTTCGGAACGGGTAGTTGTGGAGTAA
- a CDS encoding DUF1573 domain-containing protein has protein sequence MKRLFLLTCSLFFLSQAVWSQARISTNEDVYDFGIIPRNKPVTKEFLITNTGNQPLVIYNVDASCACTANGWTKRPIAPGDTGHVRSTFDAKTMGHFYKTVNIYSNASNGVKHVGLKGEVALDVINYKKELAYEIGPFRLDKRYIEFPPANSGDMPSAEIQVANTSEKALDVTLMHLPSYLKAEATPKILNRGRKGKITLTLDTKQLKELGLTQVPVYLARYSGDKVSPDNEIDISAILLPGFSGMTPFQQNNAPKISLSATELNLGEIPLKGKVSQTIIITNTGKTRLEIKKLQVFNSAVGVSLGKKNIQPGQTTKLKVDISGKWLKKTKGEKKVMMITNDPANPLVMINLKVKIKEDTKK, from the coding sequence ATGAAACGTCTCTTTTTGCTCACATGTTCTCTGTTTTTTCTTTCACAGGCAGTCTGGTCTCAGGCGAGAATCTCAACCAATGAAGATGTCTACGATTTTGGAATCATACCGAGAAACAAACCGGTGACAAAAGAATTTCTGATTACCAATACAGGAAATCAGCCATTGGTGATATACAATGTTGACGCTTCATGCGCATGTACTGCGAATGGATGGACAAAGAGACCGATTGCTCCGGGAGATACGGGACATGTCCGTTCAACATTCGATGCCAAAACGATGGGACATTTCTATAAAACAGTAAATATATACAGCAATGCATCCAATGGAGTTAAGCACGTTGGATTGAAAGGTGAAGTCGCTCTTGACGTAATAAACTATAAGAAAGAACTGGCTTACGAAATAGGTCCGTTCCGTTTGGATAAAAGATACATAGAATTCCCCCCGGCAAATAGCGGAGATATGCCAAGTGCAGAAATCCAAGTAGCCAATACTTCTGAAAAAGCTTTGGATGTTACATTGATGCATTTGCCATCATATCTGAAAGCGGAAGCCACTCCAAAGATTCTGAATCGTGGACGAAAAGGGAAAATTACATTGACTCTCGATACAAAACAACTGAAAGAACTTGGGTTGACTCAAGTACCGGTCTATTTGGCACGTTATTCGGGAGATAAGGTAAGTCCAGATAATGAGATTGATATTTCGGCAATATTGCTTCCCGGGTTCTCCGGAATGACTCCGTTCCAGCAGAATAATGCTCCAAAGATCAGTCTGTCTGCAACGGAACTAAATTTAGGAGAGATTCCACTGAAGGGAAAAGTATCGCAAACAATAATTATTACCAATACAGGAAAAACCCGTTTGGAAATAAAGAAACTGCAAGTGTTTAATTCTGCTGTGGGAGTTAGTTTAGGAAAGAAGAATATTCAACCTGGACAGACAACCAAGCTTAAAGTTGATATCAGCGGAAAATGGCTTAAGAAGACCAAAGGTGAAAAGAAAGTCATGATGATTACCAATGATCCGGCAAATCCTTTGGTAATGATTAATCTGAAGGTAAAAATTAAAGAAGATACAAAAAAATGA
- the meaB gene encoding methylmalonyl Co-A mutase-associated GTPase MeaB yields MKHPENSDDYKGLTVNKGIEQPSSVNPYLKLRRPPRKRKLTVGEYVEGIVKGDVTILSQAVTLVESIRHEHQAIAQEVIEKCLPYSGNSIRVGISGVPGAGKSTSIDVFGMHVLEKGGKLAVLAIDPSSERSKGSILGDKTRMESLSVHPDSFIRPSPSAGSLGGVARKTRETIILCEAAGFDKIFVETVGVGQSETAVHSMVDFFLLIQLAGTGDELQGIKRGIMEMADGIVINKADGNNIEKAKLAQTQFSNALHLFPAPESGWTPQVLTYSGFYNIGVKEIWDMVYAYVDFVKGNGYFDYRRNEQSKYWMYESINEHLRSSFYNHPVIREMLEEKERQVLNADLTSFVAAKRLLDTYFSELKK; encoded by the coding sequence ATGAAACATCCCGAGAATAGTGACGATTACAAAGGATTGACCGTTAATAAGGGTATAGAACAGCCCTCATCCGTTAATCCTTACCTGAAGTTGCGTCGTCCGCCCAGGAAACGTAAACTTACAGTCGGTGAATATGTGGAAGGTATTGTGAAGGGTGATGTTACCATTCTGAGTCAGGCTGTAACTTTGGTTGAGAGCATCCGGCACGAACATCAGGCAATAGCTCAGGAGGTTATTGAGAAATGTTTACCCTATTCAGGAAATTCCATCCGTGTCGGAATAAGCGGCGTTCCCGGTGCAGGGAAAAGTACTTCGATTGATGTGTTCGGTATGCATGTGCTCGAAAAAGGAGGAAAGCTGGCTGTTCTGGCCATTGACCCCAGTAGCGAACGTTCCAAGGGAAGTATCCTGGGCGACAAAACCCGTATGGAGAGCCTCTCTGTCCATCCCGATTCATTTATACGCCCCAGTCCTTCGGCTGGCTCATTGGGTGGAGTGGCGCGCAAAACTCGGGAGACTATCATTCTATGTGAAGCTGCCGGATTTGATAAGATCTTTGTGGAGACTGTAGGGGTAGGGCAGAGCGAAACAGCTGTTCACTCCATGGTCGATTTCTTTTTACTTATCCAGCTGGCAGGTACCGGTGACGAACTTCAGGGGATTAAACGAGGCATTATGGAAATGGCCGATGGCATTGTGATAAACAAGGCCGATGGAAACAACATTGAAAAAGCGAAACTGGCACAGACACAGTTCAGCAACGCCTTGCATCTGTTTCCCGCACCCGAGTCGGGCTGGACTCCACAGGTACTTACCTATTCAGGCTTCTATAACATCGGAGTAAAAGAGATATGGGATATGGTTTATGCCTATGTCGACTTTGTGAAAGGGAACGGCTATTTTGATTATCGCAGAAACGAACAGTCCAAATACTGGATGTACGAATCAATTAATGAACATCTTCGGAGTAGTTTCTATAATCATCCTGTGATAAGAGAGATGCTCGAAGAGAAGGAACGTCAGGTTTTGAATGCAGATCTCACCTCTTTTGTGGCTGCGAAAAGACTGCTTGATACCTATTTTAGTGAGCTGAAGAAATAA